Proteins encoded in a region of the Novibacillus thermophilus genome:
- a CDS encoding VirB4 family type IV secretion system protein codes for MIKQWFKKKKTRDKLHGIEEREARVIGPPLVIERRPGEGDGLGGECTDYWVEIDDAGSGPRYVRSLFAQFNGRTTWLGMLDPLFIAESGEGDIDVSLTIDPKDTYTEMRKLSIRDAKLRADLLLEESPTKISEIQQELHDLEQQIARLRVNAEKKFNVSMMVSYSAKDPDRLRKLGRTLVKRMGSQGIHFKTADTRQLEAWREGLGVGDREVFRDTFGDMESSNVADLFPFGYGGLSHRTGVILGLDHYNRPVFYDNWDRRLSNYNMVIFGRSGAGKSFAIKTITRRSAIVGIRTAIIEPEREYRNILNAMGCPYIELSPRSENPSRLNIYDVEEEENEDGRVEVNLEEAMQSVRAVLYKMIRMVDPEALTGQVKVAFHDTLRDLYVNKFGITENPNSLYETATRKKKMPTLSDHYALMKEHPELKDVANIIRLFTRDYGNKQQSIFDGQSTVDLKNPMAFGISVADLDEEMIKPIGNLVATKWTWERFAKKNPKQKKRLIVDEAQTFMAHDEEANWFENAYRRARKLNTGMCAVTQGFEVFMRKEQGMGILKNAPTKLLLRQEPIDIDSVQGRFALSEGEAKFLLSASDGLGILKVDEESTVVQIQATPQEYWLYTTNPND; via the coding sequence TTGATCAAACAATGGTTTAAAAAGAAAAAGACCCGGGACAAGTTACACGGTATCGAAGAAAGAGAAGCGAGGGTGATTGGACCGCCTCTTGTTATTGAACGACGACCGGGAGAAGGCGACGGACTGGGTGGAGAATGCACAGACTATTGGGTGGAAATAGATGATGCGGGCTCCGGTCCGCGATATGTCCGGAGCTTATTTGCACAATTTAACGGAAGAACGACATGGTTAGGCATGCTAGATCCACTATTCATAGCGGAGTCGGGAGAGGGTGACATTGATGTCAGCTTAACAATCGATCCGAAAGATACGTATACCGAAATGCGCAAATTGAGTATTCGCGATGCTAAATTACGGGCAGATTTATTGTTGGAGGAGAGCCCAACCAAAATCAGTGAGATTCAGCAGGAATTACATGATTTGGAACAGCAGATTGCACGTCTTCGCGTCAATGCGGAAAAGAAATTCAATGTCTCCATGATGGTCAGTTACAGTGCCAAAGACCCGGATCGGCTGCGTAAGTTGGGACGGACGCTCGTGAAAAGGATGGGAAGCCAGGGCATACATTTCAAAACGGCAGATACACGACAACTGGAGGCGTGGCGGGAGGGACTGGGTGTCGGTGATCGTGAAGTGTTCCGGGATACTTTCGGAGACATGGAGTCGAGCAATGTTGCCGATTTGTTTCCGTTTGGGTATGGCGGTTTGTCCCATCGGACAGGGGTGATTTTAGGACTTGACCATTACAATCGTCCTGTTTTTTACGATAACTGGGATCGCAGGCTATCCAACTACAACATGGTCATATTCGGGCGTTCCGGTGCTGGAAAAAGTTTTGCCATCAAGACGATTACGCGGCGTTCAGCCATTGTAGGGATTCGGACGGCTATCATTGAGCCGGAGAGGGAATATCGAAACATACTGAATGCGATGGGATGCCCGTATATTGAATTGTCGCCGCGAAGCGAAAATCCGAGCCGTCTTAACATTTACGACGTAGAGGAAGAGGAAAACGAGGACGGACGGGTGGAAGTCAATTTAGAAGAGGCCATGCAATCCGTACGGGCGGTCCTGTACAAGATGATTCGCATGGTTGATCCCGAAGCTTTAACCGGACAAGTCAAAGTCGCGTTTCATGATACGTTGCGAGATCTGTATGTCAACAAGTTCGGGATAACGGAAAACCCAAACAGTCTCTATGAAACGGCGACACGCAAAAAAAAGATGCCGACACTGTCTGATCATTACGCCTTAATGAAGGAACATCCTGAACTGAAAGACGTCGCAAATATCATACGGCTGTTCACGCGCGACTACGGCAACAAGCAGCAATCCATCTTTGACGGACAGAGTACCGTTGACCTGAAAAATCCGATGGCGTTCGGCATATCCGTTGCGGATTTAGACGAGGAAATGATTAAACCGATCGGAAATCTGGTCGCGACTAAATGGACGTGGGAGCGGTTTGCCAAGAAAAATCCAAAGCAGAAAAAACGGCTCATCGTTGATGAAGCGCAAACTTTCATGGCACATGACGAAGAAGCCAATTGGTTTGAGAATGCGTACCGTCGTGCAAGGAAATTGAATACGGGAATGTGCGCGGTAACGCAGGGCTTTGAGGTGTTCATGCGTAAGGAACAAGGCATGGGGATTTTGAAAAACGCACCAACAAAACTTCTTTTGCGGCAAGAACCGATTGACATCGATTCTGTACAAGGCCGATTTGCATTAAGTGAAGGGGAGGCGAAGTTTTTGCTTTCAGCTTCAGATGGGCTTGGCATACTGAAAGTGGATGAAGAAAGCACCGTGGTGCAGATTCAAGCAACCCCGCAGGAATACTGGCTGTATACCACCAATCCGAACGATTAG
- a CDS encoding peptidoglycan DD-metalloendopeptidase family protein encodes MEQTDTKQRERAKKIAKKGASFAVRKVGKKLMAKAGGSVLAAAGPIILVILGVLLLLLIVVMLVSVAVLSFSSPFEGEEYAGYEEVMYLYYTIYLEAEKEYGIPWTVLAGVHKVESDFGRNRNVSPAGAIGHMQFMPCTWVGWKYPGCQGTKGSPKGGIPSHQLTDPELIKRYGGIGMDANGDGKADPWDAYDAIFTAAKYLKSLGYDRDPSGALAAYNAGSANSPAGQEYAQNVMGYATVFAASIGNMEGIPVFAGGAIGSYPVQNGGDVISSPFGRRTDPVTGEPGRMHRGVDFAVPVGTPVYVPADGEVILVGCDTQGCSKGYGKRIYIKHDGFYTLYGHLSHYTVKKGQKVKAGDMIALSGNTGKSTGPHLHWEVRVGNNLAQNAVDPLRFFSLLAKGES; translated from the coding sequence GTGGAACAAACGGATACCAAACAACGGGAGCGCGCCAAAAAAATCGCGAAAAAAGGCGCGTCGTTTGCTGTTCGGAAAGTCGGAAAAAAACTGATGGCCAAAGCAGGAGGATCTGTTCTTGCTGCGGCAGGTCCAATTATTCTGGTGATTTTGGGTGTTTTACTCCTTCTCCTGATCGTGGTCATGCTGGTGTCTGTTGCGGTGCTCTCTTTTTCTTCCCCTTTTGAGGGTGAAGAGTATGCGGGATACGAAGAGGTGATGTATCTCTATTACACCATTTATTTGGAGGCGGAAAAGGAGTACGGCATCCCGTGGACGGTTCTGGCAGGAGTGCATAAGGTAGAATCTGATTTTGGCCGGAATCGAAATGTTTCCCCTGCAGGGGCTATTGGACATATGCAATTCATGCCCTGCACGTGGGTGGGATGGAAATATCCGGGGTGTCAAGGAACAAAAGGGAGTCCGAAAGGAGGGATACCGTCACACCAATTAACTGATCCTGAGTTGATTAAACGATATGGCGGGATTGGCATGGATGCCAACGGTGACGGAAAAGCAGACCCGTGGGATGCATATGATGCAATCTTTACGGCGGCGAAATACTTAAAATCCCTTGGGTATGACCGTGATCCGTCAGGTGCTTTAGCGGCATACAACGCAGGAAGCGCAAATAGTCCAGCTGGACAGGAATACGCACAAAATGTCATGGGATATGCGACTGTATTTGCCGCGAGTATCGGGAATATGGAGGGGATACCCGTATTTGCCGGAGGAGCGATAGGGAGTTATCCAGTCCAAAATGGAGGGGATGTCATTTCATCACCTTTTGGCCGGCGGACCGATCCGGTAACGGGAGAGCCGGGAAGAATGCATCGCGGTGTGGATTTTGCTGTTCCCGTCGGGACTCCTGTTTACGTACCGGCTGACGGTGAAGTGATCTTGGTCGGGTGTGACACTCAGGGGTGTTCAAAAGGGTACGGCAAAAGAATTTATATCAAACACGACGGGTTCTATACGCTGTACGGGCATCTCTCTCATTACACCGTGAAAAAAGGGCAAAAAGTGAAGGCAGGTGACATGATCGCACTAAGCGGCAATACAGGGAAGAGTACGGGTCCGCACTTACATTGGGAAGTGCGGGTCGGAAACAATCTTGCTCAAAATGCTGTTGATCCGCTCCGGTTTTTTTCATTATTAGCGAAGGGAGAATCGTGA
- a CDS encoding AAA family ATPase, whose translation MAGGEVWAVVGPKGGVGKTTIAANLAVALNRPVGLVDLDVPFANMASLFRYKPTFTWEDWDPEDSIVRRSNRIRENVYLMSAQNEPNMKPKSPLVEKAIDGIEAMRRECGFVIVDNGSWLSDYLEEVCRLANRILLVTTPDQMSIINSLNFLKWIDNQEAQVDIVLNRSSRKLPYKVSELEEVTGCPVSMVLPETPKVTRLSWQGKLMVEVKKRHAWSKEIYQFVRDQVPNKKHVREMSPVATV comes from the coding sequence ATGGCTGGAGGCGAAGTCTGGGCCGTCGTTGGTCCGAAAGGAGGTGTAGGGAAAACGACCATTGCTGCCAATTTAGCAGTGGCACTTAATCGGCCGGTTGGGCTTGTGGATTTGGATGTACCGTTTGCGAATATGGCCAGTTTATTCCGGTATAAACCGACGTTTACTTGGGAGGATTGGGATCCTGAAGACTCGATAGTGCGCAGAAGTAATCGGATTCGGGAGAATGTTTATTTGATGAGTGCACAGAACGAACCGAATATGAAACCAAAGTCTCCTTTGGTGGAGAAAGCGATTGACGGAATAGAGGCTATGCGGCGTGAATGCGGGTTTGTCATTGTGGATAACGGGTCATGGTTAAGTGACTATTTAGAGGAAGTGTGCCGATTAGCAAATCGGATTTTGCTCGTGACAACGCCTGATCAAATGAGCATCATTAACAGTTTAAACTTCTTGAAATGGATAGATAATCAAGAGGCGCAGGTGGATATTGTCTTAAACCGTTCAAGCCGAAAATTGCCGTACAAAGTATCTGAATTGGAAGAAGTGACGGGATGTCCGGTGAGTATGGTTTTGCCTGAAACACCGAAGGTGACCCGTTTATCCTGGCAAGGAAAACTCATGGTCGAGGTAAAAAAACGGCATGCGTGGAGTAAGGAAATCTATCAGTTTGTGCGGGATCAAGTTCCAAATAAGAAGCATGTCAGAGAGATGTCGCCAGTTGCGACAGTGTGA
- a CDS encoding PQQ-binding-like beta-propeller repeat protein: MKKKSFFSAVLLCLFLLLSTLPFEAFAAGTNWYNFGQSRERHRLADDGVTKPPLYFKWAIKAGWSISQPIYRDGFFYHIAGGRVYKIPENMDFHPEGTSQSVIRQDLISKGGIIKEITSAYEGRSQPSHSIAYDTLFIGMGDQRVYALDPRTLKIRGAIQTTGGRLVSAPTPLSNETVAIADNNANVRIYKGLHRGITNNYVIRRLGGSDPSITVTGSPAEKNDRLFVPVSYAGKNKEGAVVAVDVNTSGARQTTSIAWVFKTRNGVATSTVYRDGVVYFSDKSGGMYAVNANNGKLIWQNQQHQTGNNTVTLVNNSPSIVGNYIVVPYRYVNGRGSGRIIAFDARNGRTRWIHNPGVEVANSPTIIRESRNDYYVLFGTTDGYLHVLDLFTGNRRTITHDYNGKPQQKVRVVSSSGEGSFFPGMGLATETMPAAQHLLVGGNSGSLPNSSGTNGYLFAYSAGLPNLKIHDIRTRPSEPNREEDIIIEAQVENESGRAMTTNMGWRIQNGSIQKTGNFTLQANERKWVRGPTIRAGTLSDDATVLQVWAKINPDENKPDNEETYSDNAMTKNFPLYGGIDLYTDSVTGGKYFETQKLLTRVNVGRMNKGEAPNTDTKVRLTLRNKENGSTRTLGEQSVSLVRGQARSLYFEWTADRAGDYELIAEINPSRSIKETTYSNDIARAPLTVWDKQSAALCGVSPSGTYGITGTFQYQGNARWNEDRERWEYETITGYYYEHLHASYKNKPEGSFVDDDGNIERQGTNVVEAGQGFNFEIESEYVDESGRYSGPRKAHMEVPDGTRSDMDHVYPAGSDYNEWRLSQAWVERNGYEVKYQQNKPHGEWLDGGRAFYTPMDTQDGPYPFTVKVYEAGRNNLEMCMEGEVIVDGMLYDDFYVRRVYPGNPFPFGVTPMWEGHEHLLTDLLDWYEGRED, from the coding sequence TTGAAAAAAAAATCATTTTTTAGTGCCGTACTACTGTGTTTGTTTCTTTTACTTTCTACGTTACCGTTTGAAGCTTTTGCTGCGGGTACAAATTGGTACAATTTTGGACAGAGTAGAGAACGACACAGGTTGGCTGACGACGGAGTAACGAAACCCCCATTATATTTTAAATGGGCTATCAAAGCTGGGTGGAGTATCTCCCAACCGATATATCGAGATGGGTTCTTTTATCATATTGCGGGAGGTAGAGTATATAAAATACCTGAAAATATGGACTTTCATCCAGAGGGAACTTCACAATCGGTTATACGACAAGATTTGATTTCTAAAGGAGGAATCATTAAAGAAATTACATCTGCTTATGAGGGACGAAGTCAGCCCTCTCATTCTATTGCTTATGATACATTGTTTATTGGGATGGGAGATCAAAGGGTATACGCACTTGATCCAAGAACACTTAAGATAAGAGGTGCAATTCAAACAACAGGTGGACGGTTGGTATCAGCACCAACTCCATTATCAAACGAAACAGTGGCAATTGCAGATAACAATGCAAATGTGCGTATATATAAAGGATTGCACCGTGGAATAACAAATAATTATGTAATACGACGCTTAGGAGGTAGTGATCCTTCCATTACAGTTACAGGATCTCCTGCTGAAAAAAACGATCGACTTTTCGTTCCAGTTAGTTATGCTGGTAAAAATAAAGAAGGAGCAGTTGTAGCAGTTGACGTTAATACAAGCGGCGCGAGACAAACTACAAGTATTGCTTGGGTGTTTAAAACCAGAAACGGTGTTGCAACCAGTACCGTCTATCGAGACGGTGTTGTTTATTTTAGCGATAAATCAGGTGGCATGTACGCAGTAAATGCGAATAACGGTAAACTAATATGGCAAAATCAGCAACACCAAACAGGAAATAATACCGTCACGTTAGTCAATAACTCTCCGTCCATAGTAGGCAATTACATTGTCGTGCCTTATCGCTATGTGAACGGGAGGGGAAGCGGTCGAATTATTGCTTTTGATGCTCGCAATGGCAGAACCCGTTGGATTCATAATCCCGGTGTCGAAGTCGCGAACTCGCCAACGATTATTAGAGAAAGCAGGAATGACTATTATGTCCTATTTGGAACAACTGACGGTTATCTCCATGTATTAGATTTATTTACGGGTAACCGGAGAACGATTACGCATGATTATAATGGGAAACCACAACAGAAAGTGCGTGTAGTGAGTTCAAGCGGAGAAGGTTCATTCTTCCCCGGTATGGGGTTAGCGACTGAAACAATGCCTGCGGCCCAACATTTGTTAGTTGGAGGGAACTCAGGTTCACTGCCAAATTCGAGTGGTACTAACGGCTATTTGTTTGCGTATTCGGCAGGTCTTCCAAACCTTAAAATTCACGATATTCGTACTCGACCATCTGAGCCTAACAGGGAAGAGGACATCATAATCGAGGCGCAAGTAGAAAATGAATCAGGGCGTGCAATGACGACTAACATGGGATGGAGGATACAGAACGGGTCCATTCAAAAGACAGGAAACTTCACATTACAGGCGAACGAAAGGAAATGGGTACGAGGGCCAACCATAAGGGCAGGAACTTTATCAGATGACGCAACTGTCTTACAGGTATGGGCAAAAATTAATCCGGACGAAAACAAACCGGATAATGAAGAAACATACAGTGATAATGCCATGACCAAAAACTTCCCGTTATACGGTGGTATTGATCTTTATACGGATTCGGTTACGGGTGGTAAATATTTTGAGACACAAAAACTACTGACGCGGGTAAATGTCGGACGCATGAACAAAGGAGAAGCGCCGAATACTGACACAAAAGTGCGACTCACACTCCGTAACAAAGAAAACGGCAGCACCAGAACATTGGGAGAACAGTCTGTTTCACTTGTCCGTGGACAAGCACGTTCATTGTACTTTGAATGGACAGCCGATCGTGCGGGAGATTATGAGTTGATTGCGGAAATTAATCCGAGTAGAAGCATTAAAGAGACGACGTACAGCAACGATATTGCCCGTGCGCCGCTTACAGTTTGGGATAAGCAAAGCGCAGCATTGTGTGGAGTGAGCCCCAGTGGGACTTACGGTATCACGGGGACGTTCCAGTATCAAGGAAACGCCAGGTGGAATGAGGACAGAGAACGATGGGAGTATGAAACGATCACAGGTTACTATTACGAACATCTCCACGCCTCATACAAGAACAAACCGGAAGGAAGTTTTGTCGATGACGACGGAAATATTGAACGGCAAGGGACTAATGTAGTAGAAGCCGGCCAAGGATTTAACTTTGAAATCGAAAGCGAATATGTTGATGAAAGTGGTCGTTACAGCGGACCAAGAAAAGCCCATATGGAAGTGCCTGACGGAACGCGTTCCGACATGGATCACGTGTACCCTGCCGGCTCTGATTATAACGAGTGGCGTCTTTCCCAAGCATGGGTTGAACGGAACGGGTATGAAGTGAAGTATCAACAAAATAAACCACATGGAGAGTGGCTCGATGGAGGACGAGCGTTCTATACACCGATGGACACACAAGACGGTCCCTATCCGTTTACTGTCAAAGTGTACGAAGCGGGGAGAAATAATTTGGAAATGTGTATGGAGGGGGAAGTCATTGTGGACGGCATGTTGTACGATGATTTCTATGTCCGGCGTGTGTATCCGGGCAATCCGTTTCCGTTTGGTGTAACCCCCATGTGGGAAGGTCACGAACATCTCCTGACGGATCTTCTGGATTGGTATGAAGGCAGAGAAGATTAA
- the cpaB gene encoding Flp pilus assembly protein CpaB, producing MKAEMKPTPVIVAKEDIPPHTEITEDMLNTSVVVPREGVPPNAILNKEELIGKYTQVDYGVSKNSYFYRHKVVTAEELLDAERMKLKDGERLWTLQADIVASAAGNLVPGVLVDIWFTGTDENGKVVSGKLYEDVRVVGAKNKKAEDIVTMNTTDVDDDKQKSTDLYASVIQLALSDEQVQVMQKAVEVGKLRYIPKSGSLIDIDSEDSDETDDARQEELEESEEQAELLEWIKDQ from the coding sequence GTGAAGGCAGAAATGAAACCAACTCCGGTTATCGTAGCAAAAGAGGACATACCACCTCACACCGAGATTACCGAGGATATGCTGAATACGTCAGTGGTTGTACCGAGGGAGGGTGTGCCACCAAACGCCATTCTTAATAAAGAGGAACTTATTGGAAAGTACACACAGGTGGATTATGGCGTTTCCAAAAATAGCTACTTTTATCGACACAAAGTGGTAACCGCTGAAGAGTTGCTTGATGCCGAGCGCATGAAGTTAAAAGACGGTGAACGCCTTTGGACGCTGCAAGCGGATATTGTCGCCAGTGCCGCAGGAAATTTGGTGCCCGGCGTTCTCGTCGATATATGGTTCACGGGAACCGATGAAAATGGGAAAGTCGTAAGTGGAAAACTCTATGAAGATGTAAGGGTTGTCGGGGCTAAAAATAAAAAAGCGGAAGATATTGTGACGATGAATACGACGGATGTTGATGACGATAAACAAAAAAGTACAGATTTATATGCGTCTGTCATCCAGCTTGCTTTGTCAGATGAGCAGGTTCAAGTCATGCAAAAAGCGGTTGAAGTAGGGAAGTTGCGTTACATCCCAAAAAGCGGCTCGCTCATTGATATAGATTCGGAGGACTCCGATGAGACAGACGATGCCAGACAGGAGGAACTGGAGGAGAGCGAAGAACAAGCAGAGTTGCTTGAATGGATCAAGGATCAATAA
- a CDS encoding AAA family ATPase has translation MNLTIATGVPALDQKIAEKYPQSVNVKTENELRSVQTQVVVWSSFLLAGQNNSEKKARLKQWLTFFRYENIQSVFLTPYEDWMTELRQEGFEGFVPITNNNVPLKRLFNTIDGLLQEPIQDASPSLTFLDDEGDEMDRIKKPTKVWAFWSAKPGMGVSTLVQSLAVELARAGHRTLLIEWDTVYQSVPYSLGLSDPKRCIEQWVTDAEAGLDPRLEDYLLNKTIWLQEHKDKGIKKAVEALPDHLYVLAPSNQIKPWDMMSFEITTVKKTLDRLTDLNFSVVLIDVPSEITHGATAATLQRADTAFVVVDGKGSHGMITKKGVDFIEKELDISFDLILNNVDDAAIKYIEKGMGKKSRFVLPYDGTLSDRSMRFNPIGGEEYQSVLLSFLTEQGYLEENRQKRKMFRKRKIERPVKKVKPRENKLVNFINFS, from the coding sequence ATGAATCTCACCATTGCAACGGGAGTTCCGGCACTCGATCAAAAAATTGCCGAGAAATATCCGCAATCGGTAAATGTGAAGACAGAGAACGAATTGAGAAGTGTTCAGACACAGGTTGTTGTATGGAGTTCTTTTTTGCTGGCAGGACAAAATAATAGTGAAAAGAAAGCCCGTCTCAAACAGTGGTTGACATTCTTTCGGTATGAAAACATTCAGTCTGTTTTCCTCACGCCTTATGAAGATTGGATGACGGAATTGAGGCAAGAGGGATTTGAGGGATTTGTTCCAATTACGAATAACAATGTACCGCTTAAACGGTTGTTCAACACAATCGACGGTTTACTACAAGAGCCCATACAGGACGCGAGTCCTTCCTTAACCTTCCTTGACGATGAAGGGGATGAGATGGATCGGATAAAAAAACCGACAAAGGTATGGGCGTTTTGGTCAGCCAAACCCGGGATGGGCGTATCCACCCTTGTGCAATCGCTTGCGGTTGAACTTGCAAGGGCGGGACATCGAACACTCTTAATTGAATGGGATACAGTGTACCAGTCCGTTCCGTACTCACTTGGCTTGTCCGATCCAAAACGTTGCATAGAGCAGTGGGTGACTGATGCAGAAGCCGGTTTAGACCCCCGGCTGGAAGATTACCTCTTAAATAAAACAATATGGTTGCAAGAACACAAAGATAAAGGGATTAAAAAAGCGGTTGAAGCATTACCGGATCATCTTTATGTACTTGCTCCATCCAATCAAATAAAGCCGTGGGACATGATGTCATTTGAAATAACAACGGTCAAAAAGACGCTGGATCGTTTAACTGATTTAAACTTTTCAGTTGTACTTATTGATGTCCCTTCTGAAATTACTCATGGCGCAACGGCAGCGACACTACAGAGAGCGGATACAGCATTCGTTGTGGTAGATGGTAAAGGGTCACATGGGATGATAACAAAAAAGGGCGTGGATTTTATAGAGAAGGAATTGGACATTTCTTTCGATCTGATTTTAAACAATGTGGATGATGCGGCCATTAAATATATTGAAAAAGGAATGGGGAAAAAGTCACGATTTGTTCTACCCTATGATGGCACACTAAGTGATCGATCTATGCGATTTAACCCAATAGGCGGTGAGGAATATCAAAGTGTTCTTTTAAGTTTCTTAACGGAACAAGGATATTTAGAAGAAAATAGACAAAAAAGGAAAATGTTTCGCAAGAGAAAGATTGAGAGGCCAGTAAAAAAGGTAAAGCCACGTGAAAATAAGTTAGTGAACTTTATAAACTTTTCATAG
- a CDS encoding CpaF family protein: MKDWDAIRKELTSNEAMQEEQNAINARIFNQLLSETREYLSRNHRQLFGEAIMNPERQDQLRVIVQRFLRERRGELSGLGLETTVRRIVDDLAGVGPLAPLFEDDTVTDILVNGADEVYVKRSGRTELDETVRFQDEEMLLNIARKMLNAAGKQVTTAEPIADARLPGTRINAVIPPVARTGTSLSIRRFPKVNLTETKLVESGLLTDEMMTFLKLLVRGGANIVTSGATGSGKTTLIRKLTEYIPKGERMVTIEDTEELRVKDHYTDKNVVAMECRITDNESTTITMSRLVRNALRQQPNRIIIGEVRGPEAFDMIEAMNTGHTGSMTTLHANSAQDAVKRLVQMILRGGLRLSAELIRELVMDTINIVVYQEEMLDGVRRITQIAEVTPEGIFDIYRFEIDGIRDGKPFGVHRRVPEQSLSKALAERLFKKGISKRELAPWLPAQERRGTV; the protein is encoded by the coding sequence TTGAAAGATTGGGATGCAATTAGAAAAGAGCTAACGAGCAACGAAGCGATGCAAGAGGAACAAAACGCAATCAATGCTCGTATCTTCAATCAATTATTAAGTGAGACAAGAGAGTATTTAAGCCGCAATCATCGGCAGTTATTTGGGGAAGCGATCATGAATCCTGAACGGCAAGACCAGCTGAGGGTGATTGTGCAACGGTTCTTGCGTGAACGACGTGGGGAGCTATCTGGGCTGGGACTGGAGACAACAGTGAGGCGCATTGTGGATGACCTTGCCGGGGTGGGTCCACTTGCGCCATTGTTTGAAGATGACACGGTTACGGACATTCTTGTCAACGGTGCTGATGAGGTGTATGTCAAGCGGAGTGGACGAACTGAGTTGGATGAAACGGTACGTTTTCAAGATGAAGAAATGCTTCTAAATATTGCTCGTAAGATGCTAAATGCCGCGGGAAAGCAAGTCACCACAGCGGAGCCGATTGCGGATGCGAGATTGCCGGGAACGCGCATTAACGCTGTCATTCCCCCCGTGGCTCGCACAGGGACGTCATTGTCAATTCGACGGTTTCCAAAAGTCAATTTAACGGAAACCAAATTGGTGGAGAGTGGTCTGTTAACAGATGAGATGATGACGTTCTTAAAATTGTTAGTCCGCGGCGGTGCAAACATCGTGACGAGCGGGGCAACCGGAAGTGGAAAAACAACACTCATTCGGAAATTAACGGAGTACATTCCGAAGGGGGAACGAATGGTAACAATTGAAGATACGGAGGAGCTTCGTGTCAAGGATCACTACACGGATAAAAACGTCGTAGCAATGGAATGCCGAATTACGGATAACGAGAGTACGACAATCACGATGTCACGTTTGGTGCGAAACGCGCTTAGGCAACAGCCAAACCGAATTATTATTGGGGAGGTTAGAGGTCCAGAAGCGTTTGACATGATTGAAGCCATGAATACGGGGCACACAGGTTCGATGACCACTCTTCATGCAAACAGCGCACAGGATGCAGTGAAACGGCTCGTACAAATGATCTTACGTGGCGGTTTGCGTCTGTCGGCTGAACTCATCAGAGAACTCGTGATGGATACGATCAACATCGTCGTATACCAAGAAGAAATGCTTGATGGTGTGCGAAGGATCACTCAAATAGCTGAAGTGACTCCAGAAGGGATTTTTGATATTTACCGTTTTGAAATCGATGGAATCCGCGACGGGAAACCATTTGGGGTGCATCGGAGAGTACCAGAACAAAGCTTAAGTAAGGCATTAGCAGAACGATTGTTCAAAAAAGGGATCTCCAAAAGAGAACTCGCTCCTTGGTTGCCTGCTCAAGAAAGAAGGGGGACTGTTTGA
- a CDS encoding type II secretion system F family protein, with product MIEMMFVIVAIGLFLLVFLLVPRDRKNIWKTVARPEGKRNKRNSRLVLPISLLRYVNAGELILEAKKVGWNISMFAPLLLYGSAFAGGLFGFILGSAMATVMGAFIGLSFPWFLLREKQYKHRDYMEQQVEQLITSVASIYSLNQNVAMSLSQASHDVDEPLRSMVERAALDYRSGRPLNDILDEMQQEVEVKGFDTFATVMKIIERSGGDASDVIKNTAHVIQQNRLLRAEMRTELADSRQEHKFLLIVAAVVLLLFRFTQPDFYLSFAGTILGEIVIGGMLLYMAWSVYRVDKITQV from the coding sequence ATGATTGAAATGATGTTTGTGATCGTTGCGATAGGTTTGTTCTTGCTTGTGTTCCTACTCGTACCTCGGGATAGAAAGAATATTTGGAAGACGGTTGCGCGTCCCGAAGGGAAAAGGAATAAAAGAAATTCGCGACTTGTGTTACCCATCAGCCTTTTGCGATATGTGAATGCCGGTGAATTGATACTGGAAGCTAAAAAGGTGGGGTGGAACATCTCTATGTTCGCCCCACTTTTGTTATACGGAAGTGCATTTGCCGGAGGTTTGTTTGGTTTTATTCTGGGAAGTGCGATGGCGACTGTCATGGGTGCCTTTATAGGGTTGTCTTTTCCTTGGTTTTTGCTCAGGGAGAAACAGTACAAACATCGTGACTATATGGAACAACAGGTGGAACAACTTATTACATCTGTTGCCAGTATATACAGCTTAAATCAAAATGTTGCGATGTCGTTGTCACAAGCAAGTCATGATGTTGACGAACCGCTTAGAAGCATGGTAGAGCGGGCAGCTCTTGATTACCGCAGTGGTCGGCCATTAAACGATATTTTAGATGAGATGCAACAGGAAGTTGAAGTTAAGGGTTTTGACACATTTGCTACAGTGATGAAAATCATTGAGCGATCCGGCGGAGATGCAAGTGACGTCATAAAAAATACCGCCCATGTGATTCAACAAAACCGATTACTTCGTGCGGAAATGCGAACGGAACTTGCCGACTCAAGGCAGGAACACAAATTCTTGTTAATTGTGGCAGCTGTAGTCTTATTGCTCTTTCGGTTTACTCAACCGGATTTTTACTTGTCTTTCGCTGGAACGATTTTAGGTGAGATTGTGATAGGTGGAATGCTCTTGTATATGGCGTGGAGTGTTTACCGTGTCGATAAAATTACGCAGGTATAG